TGCAATCCACTTGCTCGTCAAAATACTTATCTCAGCTTATCCACAAACTAATTGAGGAGGGTTATTCAGTCAATCAGGTTAAATTATATAAGTACAAACGATTTgaaagcgtaaaaaaattaatacagtcGTACGAGAGGATTCCTTTGGCGACGGAGAATACAGTTGCAGCGGTGGACAAGAATATTATTGCTGTTTTCAATAGTGATTCTAAAAATATGTTGTCCCAAATAGTTCTATCCATTGATTAATTCAAGCACAAcaaattaaaaaacgaaaaagttTCCATGGTCAGAATTAAGATAAATTACACTCACGGCCGTCATCCTCCAAAGGCTGCAATTTCACTTCTTCCAAAGGTATGATATGTTGCTTGTTATACTGAAATGGCAATACATTCGAAATGACagattataaatacataaatcacGTAAACCATTACTAATAGTaaaaatttttgatttcaatactaatgtaattaaataatatgaatCATCGCTATCGATAAAGTATGGCCAAAATAGACGAAATAAATGGTCATGCAATACCATTATAGCAATGAACCGTTAGGGCCAAGACTAAGCCCCCAGAAATGAACAACATCAGAActacaagaaattaaaattaatagttcTAACgtacctttttcttatttatcaaaatattaccATAAACCAGTATATCGTTGAATAAGAAGAACTGGCGAGCTTTCGGTTTTTTCCTGCACATTTTTGTGAGGACTCCCTCCCCAACTAGAACTCTGCCAGGCACTGCCAACGGCTACAAGGAATTAAATcgattagaaaaaaatctatttaacagTATAGAGTATTTTGTAGGTCAACCTACCTGCCCTGAGCTGCCAAAACAGCTCTCAACCATAGCAATGCGGCGGGCATTGGCTTCACTGTTCACTGAAAAGACCgtacaataaaattaaagaaatcccATCTCACATCCCAATCCCATGAAAAATGTATAACACGCTCAATGAGAAATGTCTAATTTCGGTGATTACAAGTAAATGTATAGGAAATGAATCACTCATGACAAGTGGGGCTGTGGCTTGGAAGCCACTTTCCGAACCGCTCAAGGAAGTTCTCCACATCTAACTTGTAGGCTTAATCCAAGCCACCACCACTCTTTATAATTAAATGTCACGATTACGTTCACTACAATACACATAAACTTTGCATTAGTTTTAAATGACTCACCTAATCGATCAACCATGGTCCAAGGCCTAGTAAATCACAGAATTCGAGTTTCAGAGCTTGAGGATGTGAACGGGATGTGAATCACTTTTGAAAGGCAGCCAACACAAAAATTAACAACGGCAAATGAGGCTGATGAGCGGAGgaggataatttaagcaaaattcaCTCAAGCCATGCCTTATACTCTATCGGTTCAAATAAATGTTATACATGCTATAAAAATGTTCTCTAAAGAACAACCGACAAAATATGCAGCGAAATACGGCGCACAAGGAGTTTATTTACCTGCAATTGACTACCCCTGAGAAAATCAGCTATAAATGGTTAATAGAGAATGTACAGGGTCAAAAAATTTAAGTACATCGATAATTTCGAAATACGAATAAAATTTAACCTACGCTTACTAATGACAACAACAGAGGCAAATTTAACCGCCCCTACCCTCTTCTTCTCTTCGCGTTCCTTCTGCCACACCGTCGACCTGTCTGAACTGATGAAATTTGGTAGGTTGGTAAACATTGGTAAACTTCgtatttagtgaaaaatatttttataaatacttggTTGAAGGACTCCTTATAtgaatttaaagttatttcaaataatttataaatattaatagctGAAAATAGTCTAATAAAAGGTTTGTTTATCGCTAATAATATCAATACGGTTCCGACTGGGGGTGAGACTACGAGTCACATGAATGGGGACAATTGAACACTGAGGAGCGTGGAATTTCCAATATCGTTGAATTCTTTGTCGTCTGTCATCAACCATCAAGAATGAAAATCTGCGGTCCAAAGCTGTCCCTTTGCGGACTAATTATAAGTACCTGGGGAATAATTCAACTGGTGAGACCAATTTCTTGTTTGATAATGCTCAGTAGCTCCGTAATTCAGTTGTATCTTTATTGGATGATCGGTTCTTTCCAGATTTTGATGGGCATATTTTACTACGTACAAAGTGTGGCTTTAGCGGAGGATATTGCATTGGAAGGTTCCTTCAGTAATATAGAAGAATTTTATTCTGTTGCAGAGAGAGGGTACACCCAGGTAGGTGCTAAAAAGTAATGTATAGCGTTATGGTGTTGGTAGTGGGTTGATCTGATTT
The DNA window shown above is from Ischnura elegans chromosome 4, ioIscEleg1.1, whole genome shotgun sequence and carries:
- the LOC124157366 gene encoding ribonuclease kappa-B produces the protein MKICGPKLSLCGLIISTWGIIQLILMGIFYYVQSVALAEDIALEGSFSNIEEFYSVAERGYTQTAYNCWIAALFYIFTLVISGHQFYVNSRASSTM